Proteins co-encoded in one Salvia splendens isolate huo1 chromosome 4, SspV2, whole genome shotgun sequence genomic window:
- the LOC121797656 gene encoding E3 ubiquitin-protein ligase MPSR1-like — translation MLKNSQFLHHSISIESSIPNRPPNLSSLFSISSQKMASEPSPFIENLINSRNRDVSLFLPFLGLNAAAAEDSGSPPDRIVLINPFTQGMVLIERSSSDNSHNSPSGFASFLEELFSLKSGRPPASKAAIEALETVEVVDGEEEEEGDQCVICLEQWEAGEKAKRMPCKHRFHGECIEKWLRIHGSCPVCRYEMPVDDEKKRRKEIWVSFTFGGERRSGEAESESDGDSSDSG, via the coding sequence ATGCTTAAAAATTCCCAATTTCTTCATCACTCCATTTCCATCGAATCATCAATCCCTAATCGACCTCCcaatctctcttctctcttttcaATTTCGTCGCAAAAAATGGCTTCGGAGCCCTCTCCCTTCATCGAAAACCTAATCAATTCGAGAAACAGAGACGTCTCCCTCTTCCTACCCTTCCTCGGCCTAAACGCTGCGGCGGCGGAGGATTCGGGCAGCCCGCCTGACCGGATCGTGCTCATCAACCCCTTCACGCAGGGCATGGTCTTGATCGAGAGAAGCAGCAGCGATAATAGCCACAACAGCCCGTCAGGTTTTGCGTCCTTTCTCGAGGAATTGTTCTCTCTCAAGAGCGGCCGGCCACCGGCGTCGAAAGCGGCTATTGAAGCTTTGGAGACCGTAGAAGTGGTAGAcggcgaagaagaagaagaaggcgaTCAGTGCGTGATCTGCTTGGAGCAGTGGGAAGCCGGGGAGAAGGCGAAACGGATGCCGTGCAAGCATAGGTTTCACGGCGAGTGTATAGAGAAATGGTTGAGAATTCACGGCTCCTGCCCCGTTTGTAGATACGAGATGCCGGTGGATGacgagaagaagaggaggaaggAGATTTGGGTTAGCTTTACGTTTGGTGGTGAGAGGAGAAGTGGTGAAGCAGAGAGTGAGAGTGATGGCGATTCTAGTGATTCCGGTTGA